One Balaenoptera musculus isolate JJ_BM4_2016_0621 chromosome 13, mBalMus1.pri.v3, whole genome shotgun sequence genomic region harbors:
- the LOC118906161 gene encoding 60S ribosomal protein L39-like, with protein sequence MSSHKTFRIKRFLAKKQKQNCPIPQWIRMKTGNKIRYNSKRRHWRRTKLGL encoded by the coding sequence ATGTCTTCTCACAAGACTTTCAGGATCAAGCGATTCCtggccaagaaacaaaagcagaattgTCCCATTCCCCAGTGGATTCGAATGAAAACTGGTAATAAAATCAGGTACAACTCTAAGAGAAGACATTGGAGAAGAACCAAGCTGGGTCTATAA